In Orcinus orca chromosome 15, mOrcOrc1.1, whole genome shotgun sequence, the DNA window TCTCCTGGGCCTGATGGTGATGGCGGAGGCTCCCATCCCCCTGGCGCCTGCTGGGAAAGATGCACGGGGGAGCGGAGCCCCGCTGGGGACACATGCTGCGTCAGAGCCACGAGGGATGGCTTCTCAGGGCAGACGTGGTCTGCAAGGTCACTCTTGAGCGGGGCCCCGTGCGGCCCGCTGTGGATGTGGTGCCCGGCAGGGTCCCGGTCGCCGGTCGGCTGCTCTGCGGGGGCCAGACCTGTCCTGGGCCCCGGTGGGGTCCGGCTCTCCTCAGGGGGCGGGCCTTCGCAGGGTCCTGGCGCGGGTGGGGGACCACCGTTGAGGCCGGGCCTGGGGCTCATCGCACAGCCGCTGGCCGTGGTGCATGCCCTGGGCAGCGGGTAGAGGGAGCTGCTGAGAAGCGGCCCTCAGCTGAGAAGGGGCGGGGTGTGCTGGGCAGCACCGCGGGGCTCGCAGGCTGGGAGCGGACACGGGGCAGCTCAGGGTCAGACAGCGTGGCCGACGGGCCTGGAGGCCGCAGGGAGGGGCGCGGGAGCCATGCGGGGCGGGAGGCCGCTGGCCCGGGGCGCCCGGGCGAGCTGCGCCCCACGGAGCCCGTCTCCCCTCAGCCATGCGGACGCTGAGCGAGGACACCATCCGGCTCTTCCTGCAGCAGATCGCCGGTGCCGTGCGGCTACTGCACAGCAAGGGCATCATCCACCGGGACCTGAAGCCCCAGAACCTCCTGCTGTCCAACCCTGGTGGGCGCCGTGCCACCCCCAGCAACATCCGGGTCAAGATCGGTGAGATGGCGGCCGGGGCCCGGGGAGACCGGCGGAGGCCCGGGGGCCGCGGCCACCCCTCTCACGCCTCTCCTTGCCTGCAGCCGACTTCGGCTTTGCCCGGTACCTGCAGAGCAACATGATGGCGGCCACGCTCTGCGGCTCCCCCATGTACATGGTAGGTGGCCTGTTGGAAGGGGGGTCCGCGGTGGGGTTCCCTCCCGTGTCCATCCTGTGGCCTCACTTTGGGTGGCAGCCGTCGTGGCTGTACCGTTTCCCGCCACATCTGTGGCGTTCGGCTGGCGTGTGTTATGATTGGCTGGCACCTGGCTGGAGCCAGACTTTGCGCAGCGCGCGCTCAGCGTCCGTCCTTGCCGTCGCGCCGACGCACTGTACCCCGCAGGCCCCCGAGGTCATCATGTCCCAGCACTACGACGGGAAGGCGGACCTGTGGAGCATCGGCACCATCGTGTACCAGTGCCTGACAGGGAAGGCGCCCTTCCAGGTGAGGCCCCGGCAGGGGGTGTGGCGCGCTCAGCCCTGCAGCCTCCCCTTGCCGGCATGCCGTGGCCGCCCAGCTCCCCCCTGTGCAGTCACTTCAGGGCCGAGGCCGGAGCCTCCACTGGCTCTGGGGCGTACCTGTGCGTGTCCACATGTGTGTCTGAACCAAGTTTCGTGGCCTCCCTCCTGCCCATTCCAGGGCTGGCGTGACCCACCAGATTGGTACGAGGACCCCAAGCTCTGGGGTACACCCTGCATTTGGAAGGCAGTGGCCTGCCGTGTGCTGGACCCCAAAGGGTCCAGGGCCCCGAGCCTGTGTCGCAGGCCCTTGCGTCCCGTGCTGGCCTCGTGGGCTGACCCGGCAGCTCTCCGCTGTCGCCAGCTTGCCCCAAAGCGCCCTCTGCCTGCCCGGTGACCTAGGCTGCCCCCATCCCCGCTCCCCGTACCTCCCTGCCTGCCGTTTCCTGCACGTGAGCAAGCGACTAGCGGAGGGCCGTCCCCCGCTGGCATGTTGGCCTTGGGAAGGCAGGGGCTGTCTTGCTCTTGGCTGTACCCCCCGAGccttgaacagtgcctggcacacagcagtgcTGAGCGCGTGACACGTGAACAGGCGTGTGGGCGGGGCCCACTTGGGGGGCGAGCTTGTTCTGGGGCCCTTTGCTGGGGTGGGGTGCACGgaccacattttaattttaagaagcaCATGACCGGTCACACCAGATACCCAGGATGCACCCGCACCAGGTGGGAAGGGGGCCCAGCCAGCATCCTTGCTCTGGGCCCCCCTGGCCCCCCTGTGTGGTCCCCGTGGTTCCACAGcctggtggggggggagggggcccCCTTCCTTGGAAGCATGCGAGGGTGCTCAGTGTTTGGACAGACAGGCTGGCCGTGCTGGACCAGGGGCCTCTCGGGAGACAGAGGCTCTGAGCGGCTAGTGGCTGAGAGCAGCAGGGATACTCACGCCTGGCCCCCTGGCCCTCACTTCCAGGCCAGCAGCCCCCAGGACCTCCGCCTCTTCTATGAGAAGAACAAGACGCTGGTCCCCCCGTGAGTGCCCCTCCCGCCAGACACAGacaccccgcccccccgcccccgggcagGCTGCCCTGTCAACGTCGTGTCCTGTGCCCCCAGCATCCCCCGGGAGACCTCGGCCCCGCTGAGACAGCTGCTCCTGTCTCTGCTTCAGCGCAACCACAGAGACCGCATGGACTTCGGTGAGCACCCCCTGGCTGGCCCGCCACCTCGCCCGACAGGCCTGGGGGGTCAGGGCCCTCGGGCttgcacccctgccccccacgtCCTGCACACCCCACTCCCAGGGGCCCTGTGGCGGCAGTGAGTGGCTTTTCCCGGGGCCCGCAGCTCCTTTCCCAGCAGCGGAGATAAATCCCCGGTTTTGCAATGGGCAGCACTGCTGGGAAAACCGTGGGCAGGGTGGCTGGATCCGGGCCTGGGCCGCGCTGGGGGCACCAGCTGGGACTCTGCCTCCCTCCGTTGCTGGAGTGCGGCAGCGGGGACAGGGCCCCGGGGACGGTGGGGCCTGGCCTCACCCCTCCTGAGCCCGGGCCCATCCCTCTCCTGCAGATGAGTTTTTCCATCACCCCTTCCTTGACTCCAGTGCCGCTGTGAAGAAGTGTGAGTCCCCTGAGGGTCTCAGCACTCCCATGCCCCCCCCCTTCTCCCTGTGGGCTGCCAGCCCCACCCCGGGAGGTTGGGGGCTACCAGCTCCTCAGCCCTCCTCCAGCCTGTGGTCCCCAGGGGCCCCAGAGGCCAGGGGGTGGGCTCGAGCTCAGCTGACTTGGTGCGGTGGGATTGGAGAGGTGAGGGCAGGCCCTCGCACAGGTCCCCTCCCGGTCCCTGGGTTCCTCTGGGGCGGGGCGGGTCCCGAGCCGGCAGCTGTGCTCGGCGTGGGGTTGACATGGGCAGGGTGGGAGCGGAGCATCCCATGCTGACGGGTGCTGATCCGCGCCCTCTGGCAGCCCCGCCCGTGCCCGTGCCCTCGTACCCAAGCTCGGGGTCCGGCAGCAGCTCCAGCAGCAGCTCCACCTCACACCTGGCCTCCCCACCGGTGAGTCACGTGcagggcggcgggcggcgggctcCTGTCGCCTCGGCTTCAGGGCGTGCGGGCGTCCGCAGGAACCTCGTCGggctcccgccccgccccagctCGCGCCTTCTGCTGTGTCGTCTGGTCTCATCACACCAGACTCAGAAACGTTCTGCTTGTGAATGTGGCGGAGTTAGAAGCGGGTGGAGGCCTGTTTCAGGGTCCCTGTGTCCCGTCGGTCTCTTCAGCACCGTGTCAGCTCCGCGCCTGCATGTGCACGGGCGCGCGGGTGGCCACGGGTGGGGGCCCCGTGTCCTGGGAGCCCACCCGCCCCGCAGCCCACGTCCCCAGCACAGGGCTGGGGTGAGGTCTGCCGAGGTTGTGCTCGGGGGCGGGGGCACTGGGGCTTGAACCTCCCTTGGGCCGTCTGTCTGTCCGTCCGTCTTGCCAGGCgggggccagggccaggctcGCTCACGCCCGAAGGTGGACCTTCCAGACGCCCCACCTCCCGAGCGCTGTGCAGGGCcacggggggcagggggggagtCGCTTGACATGGGGCCTCTGGAGCCTTTGGGGGCCAAGCGGTTCCTCGTGCTGGGCAGCAGGGGGCTCCGTGAGGTGACCGCTCCTGTGGGGAGGTCACCGGAGAAGCAGCGGCCTGGGGGAGGAGAACGTGCAGAGCCTCTGCCTCGTCCCCATGGTCCCCTTCACCCAGGCCCTGGGGCCGGGTCTCAGCGGCCTCCCCTCTGACCCCCAGTCCCTGGGGGAGATGCAGCAGCAGCTCCAGAAGACCCTGACCTCCCCGGCCGAGGCCGCCGGCTTCCTGCAGGGCTCCCGGGACTCGGGCGGCAGCAGCAAGGACTCGTCCTGTGACACTGATGACTTCGTCATGGTCCCGGCCCAGTTTCCAGGTCAGGGGGCCACCaggcaggggtgggcagggagatCGCTGCAGACATGCCAGACGGAACCCCTAAGAAGGGGCTTCTGGAAGTTTCTACCCCAGATCAGCCTGGCCAGAGAGTCAGAGCTGAGTCCTGCCCGCCGCGGAGCGTCCGGGGCGCCTGCTCCGAGGGGGGAGCTgctgcccccgcccaccccgcagAGCCCTGTTCTCGGGCCCTCAGTTCCCCTCGCGACCCCGGCTGCTGGTACTTCCCTCACGGCCTTGGCCGCCCTGAGACTCCCGGGCCGGGGCCGCGTGGGAGCGGGCCCAGGTGTCCGACGGGCCACCCTGAGCCTGTTGGCTTGGCTTCGCAGGGGAGGAGAGGCCCTGTACCCAGCCACCGGCAGCTCAAGGAGGGCAGCGGGAAGGTGGGGACCCAGCGGTcctggaggaggagtgaggcccaGATTGGGAGGTGTGGACACCCAGCCTGGGGTTCGCTGAAGGCTGGTGTGTGGGGAGGGTACCAGCGTCTCCGAGTGCCGTGAGGTCCAGACAGGCAAAGGGGGGTGTCAGCGCGAGCGACAGGAGCGGGGACGGGAGAGTGCTGGGCTCGCCGTGGCCTGGGCCCGCCCAGGAAGAGGTGCCTGGGCCCAGCCTCACCCGTGTCCCATCCACAGGTGACCTGGTGGCCGAGGCGGTCGGTGCCAAGCCGCCACCGGACAGCCTGATGTGCAGCGGGTAAGCCCCCAGCCCGAGACCCGCCGGCTCTGCGGGGAGGGCGACGCCTGCTCTCAGGCTGTCCCCTGACCTGCCTGGGCCAGACAGTTTGGGAAGTGCCGAGTCTGCTGTGCCCAGTGCAGGACGGAGTCCCAAGGAGGGGCCAGGGTCTGCGCTGGTTTGGCCTGAATGTGAGGCCCTGCCGTCCGCCCTGTCCCCGCCAGGAGCTCGCTGGCGGCCTCTGCTGGCCTGGAGAGCCGCGGCCGGACCCCGTCTCCTTCCCCGCCCTGCAGCAGCTCCCTCAGCCCCTCAGGGTAAGCGGGGCCCGGGGCACAGGCAGCATCACAGTGCCCCAGCCCCAGTCGTATCCTGCAGGAAGCGGTTGTGTCCAGAGGCCCTGCCTTCATTCAGCCCCGGCAGGGTGCCAGGGCCCTGTGGGTGGTCCGGCAGAAGGAAGGGATTGTGGTGGAAGGGATGCAGGGTGGGCTTGGGGCCCAGGGGTGGTTACCGGAACCACCAGAGACCAGTGTCGTCGCTCCCTCCGCCCCTCCCGAGCTTGTGGGGTGAAGCGGGCAGTGACTCCCAGTGCCAGCAGGAGCTGGCCCAACCTCGCTACTGGCTGGTCCCAGCCAGAAGCCACCTGGGTGCAGAGAGTGGGGGGCATGGGGTACCAGGGAAGCAGTGCTGGCCGTGTGCAGAAACAAGGAAGCAGGTGGCCCGGAGTGGCCTCTGCCCCGGGATGTTAGGGCCTGGGGTTCAGCCCAGCGCCCCAGCCGCGGTGACCCCAACCTCTCTCCCCACACAGCCGGGCCGGGGCATCCTCCAGCAGCAGGTGCGGGGCCTCGGCCCCCATCCCAGTCCCCACTCAGGTGCATAACTACCAGCGCATTGAGCAGAGCCTTCAGTCGCCCACCCAGTACCAGGCGGCGCGGTGAGTGCACGGGGCCCCCAGTGGCCAGGCAGAGCCTTCAGTCGCCCACCCAGTACCAGGTGGCGCGGTGAGTGCACGGGCCCCCCATGGCCAGGCACATCCTAGAGGACTGTAGTGAGGGCCCCACGCAGCCCACTTGGATGGTGCGGGGCCATCTCACACGCACGGCTGTGCAGACTGCACACTGCGCGACCGTCAGCGCCACCGCCCTGTGGACATACTGGCACTCAAGCTGTACCGTGACGGCTTTCTGGTAGATGTCAGTGAAGTGTCTTGTGTCCACAAAACTGACTTCGATTTTTGTAAGTTTCGGAAGAGGAGAGGGCACCTTTTTTTGTAATTCACAGAAACCCCTGTGGGTTGGGGGTTGCCCTGGCAGGGACTGGCGGCTCCCACCGGGTTGTGGCTGCTGGTGAGGCCCGTTACTTGAACGGAGGGGGACAGACACGTGGCATGCTGGTGGCCCTGGCCGGGCGTGGCTGGGGCCCTCACACCCTGTGCCTGCTTGCGTCCGCAGGTCCTCTGCCATCCGCAGGTCAGGCAGCACCAGCCCGCTGGGCTTTGCACGGGCCAGCCTGTCACCCCCGTCTCACACCGAGCACGGAGCTGCCCTGTCCAGGAAGTTCTCCCTGGGTGGGGGCCGGCCCTACACGCCGTCTCCCCAGGGTAAGCCTGCACGCCACTGGTGGACCCAGCCTCGGAGCTGGGACTGGGAGTCTCCacgcggggggcgggggagggactCACTCTCTGTCCCACATTGACCTTGGCAACCCCTCTTGCCCCCAAGTCGGAACCATCCCCGAGCGGCCAGGCTGGAGCGGGGCGCCCTCCCCCCAAGCAGCCGAGATGCGGGGTGGCAGGTCCCCTCGTCCAGGTAGGTGCAGCTCCGGCCCAGTGGGTGTGCaggtggagctggggaggggcggAGGAGCTGGGCTGACCTCCCTGGGCTGGTCTGTCGCTCCTTGGGATAGTGGCCGTTTTCCTGGTTCACAACCGTCATTTCTTACGCGttaaaagaaggcaggaaactcTGTGAGACTATTTAAACAAGCTTAAGCCTTCAGCTTATGGAGGCCCACTGTGGGGCTCAGATCCCACCCCGACCCCGCCATACTGTGTGACCTCACGCAGGTGTCTCAGctcctctgtgcctgtttcctcaggtGCGCAGTGGAGCGTAGGGAATCCTGAGCAGGCGTGGGGGTCTCTGTACACTGTCCTGGTTGGTCGTGTGGGCAGGTCCAGGCAGTCCTCGGGACAGCTGTGATTGGGCCCGTCCTGTCCCGCCCTAGGCTCCTCCGCACCTGAGCACTCTCCCCACAGCGCCGGGCTGGGCTGCCGCCTGCACAGTGCCCCGAACCTGTCCGACCTGCGTGTGGTGCGTCCCAAGCTGCCCAAGCCCCCCACGGACCCGCTGGGCGTGGCGTTCGGCCACCCGCAAGCCAGCCCCCCGCAGCCCTCCCATGGGCTGCAGTCCTGCCGGCCCCTGCGCGGCTCGCCCAAGCTGCCCGACTTCCTGCAGCGGAACCCCCTGCCCCCTATTCTGGGCTCCCCGACCAAGGTAACAGGGCCGCGGGCCTccaggggggtgggtgggagtggcTCTGTATGTGCTCGGGCCGCCGGGCTTTGTGTCTGGCGGGATTCCCACAGGACCTGAGGGGCCCCGGAAGCCAGAGGCAG includes these proteins:
- the ULK1 gene encoding serine/threonine-protein kinase ULK1 isoform X3; the protein is MRTLSEDTIRLFLQQIAGAVRLLHSKGIIHRDLKPQNLLLSNPGGRRATPSNIRVKIADFGFARYLQSNMMAATLCGSPMYMAPEVIMSQHYDGKADLWSIGTIVYQCLTGKAPFQASSPQDLRLFYEKNKTLVPPIPRETSAPLRQLLLSLLQRNHRDRMDFDEFFHHPFLDSSAAVKKSPPVPVPSYPSSGSGSSSSSSSTSHLASPPSLGEMQQQLQKTLTSPAEAAGFLQGSRDSGGSSKDSSCDTDDFVMVPAQFPGDLVAEAVGAKPPPDSLMCSGSSLAASAGLESRGRTPSPSPPCSSSLSPSGRAGASSSSRCGASAPIPVPTQVHNYQRIEQSLQSPTQYQAARSSAIRRSGSTSPLGFARASLSPPSHTEHGAALSRKFSLGGGRPYTPSPQVGTIPERPGWSGAPSPQAAEMRGGRSPRPGSSAPEHSPHSAGLGCRLHSAPNLSDLRVVRPKLPKPPTDPLGVAFGHPQASPPQPSHGLQSCRPLRGSPKLPDFLQRNPLPPILGSPTKAVPAFDFTKTPSSQNLLTLLARQGVVMTPPRNRTLPDLSEAGPFQGQQLGPGLRPTEDAKGSFGRSLSAGRLTDLLLKAAFGTQAPDSGSVDSLQEKPMETGPSAGFGGNLHPGARAGGAGSPSPVVFTVGSPPGGTTPPQGPRATVFSGGPSSPLGSAGSSSARHLAPGAYGEAPLEVPAPGHCRSFADPVAANLEGAVTFEAPDLPEETLMEQEHTEILHSLRFTLDFVQHVLEIAALKGSASEAAGGPEYQLQESVVADRISLLSREWSFAEQLVLYLKAAELLSSGLQTAIDQIRAGKLCLSSTVKQVVRKLNELYKTSVVSCQGLSLRLQRFFLDKQRLLDRIQSVAAEKLIFSHAVQTVQSAALDEMFHRREDCVQRYHKALLLMEGLQQILSDQADVENIAKCKLCIERRLSALLTGICA
- the ULK1 gene encoding serine/threonine-protein kinase ULK1 isoform X2; translation: MANSVYLVMEYCNGGDLADYLHTMRTLSEDTIRLFLQQIAGAVRLLHSKGIIHRDLKPQNLLLSNPGGRRATPSNIRVKIADFGFARYLQSNMMAATLCGSPMYMAPEVIMSQHYDGKADLWSIGTIVYQCLTGKAPFQASSPQDLRLFYEKNKTLVPPIPRETSAPLRQLLLSLLQRNHRDRMDFDEFFHHPFLDSSAAVKKSPPVPVPSYPSSGSGSSSSSSSTSHLASPPSLGEMQQQLQKTLTSPAEAAGFLQGSRDSGGSSKDSSCDTDDFVMVPAQFPGDLVAEAVGAKPPPDSLMCSGSSLAASAGLESRGRTPSPSPPCSSSLSPSGRAGASSSSRCGASAPIPVPTQVHNYQRIEQSLQSPTQYQAARSSAIRRSGSTSPLGFARASLSPPSHTEHGAALSRKFSLGGGRPYTPSPQVGTIPERPGWSGAPSPQAAEMRGGRSPRPGSSAPEHSPHSAGLGCRLHSAPNLSDLRVVRPKLPKPPTDPLGVAFGHPQASPPQPSHGLQSCRPLRGSPKLPDFLQRNPLPPILGSPTKAVPAFDFTKTPSSQNLLTLLARQGVVMTPPRNRTLPDLSEAGPFQGQQLGPGLRPTEDAKGSFGRSLSAGRLTDLLLKAAFGTQAPDSGSVDSLQEKPMETGPSAGFGGNLHPGARAGGAGSPSPVVFTVGSPPGGTTPPQGPRATVFSGGPSSPLGSAGSSSARHLAPGAYGEAPLEVPAPGHCRSFADPVAANLEGAVTFEAPDLPEETLMEQEHTEILHSLRFTLDFVQHVLEIAALKGSASEAAGGPEYQLQESVVADRISLLSREWSFAEQLVLYLKAAELLSSGLQTAIDQIRAGKLCLSSTVKQVVRKLNELYKTSVVSCQGLSLRLQRFFLDKQRLLDRIQSVAAEKLIFSHAVQTVQSAALDEMFHRREDCVQRYHKALLLMEGLQQILSDQADVENIAKCKLCIERRLSALLTGICA